tattctttttcttgtcggcggcagatgttgtcatttcaacgtcttcaattgttttatatattgtctgtcttgcacgacgacggtattgaaaagcatagagacagaagtaggAACACAAcatacaaccagcttagagacagaagagatgacagtttctgcaggacctgaccatcattttgcagcacaatgctcaagcacgtagagtgcaagctgttactgatttgtttgactgatggggctgctaagtgctgtaccacgtactgctctcccctgacttaagcccttgtgggTTCtgctctatttctaaactgaaggaaatacttcatggcattcacttcagaactgctacaaatccaTCGTCCAATAGACGACggcgctcaaactgtcaacacaaatggcactgctaagagtatcctacgacttccacatcactagcaacgggttatgcacaatgctggtgactactttgaaggtcagtaaaacttggaaacacatatctattttgtacaaactgtaaataaatagttgccactgttaaagttacaACCCTCATAAATCTTGTGATCATAAAAGTCATCATATTTCATGAACAATTCAAGATATTGAAATGAAGTTTaatgcaaatgatagcacgcaaagagacaCAAGTGTTGTATGGTAAACACTTCAGATGTTTTTGTTCACCGAGATACGGAAGCAAATTGTCAGTAGCAGTGAGAGGTTGTTGTCTCAGGACGCATACAGAGaatagcactgtaggaaaacccaAGTGGTGCACATATACATACCCACATCACCTGGGGAATGGCGGAAAAGAATGTGTATAAACATCCACAGCAGCAAGAGGGTTAATGACTTAAAGCATTAGAGAACCGTCAGCACTTTGTGATGTTGCACAGGCCCCATATCGAACCAGTGACCTTTAGAGACTGGATGGAGTGTCAGGCCATGGTGCTCAGTGCACAGTCTAACCTCAACAGACTCAGTTTGTAGCCCAGAACTGATGGCTGTAGGTTAGCAGCTTTGCCTAGTTGTCAACATTGGTCAATGAAGCTTGAGTAGCTGTGCTGCACGTTAGATCAATGACTGGTGCAGAGACTGCATGACACCAAAGGAATGATGCAGCCGCCTAAGCTGGTAGCATTTATACTCCCTTTGGCCGGATGTTTTAAGACTGGTGGTGGGCTCCCGTTGGTTATTTAATTGGCTGTGGAAGCACGTCACTGTGACACAGAGCACTGTTCCAGCACCCATGTGCAGAATTGCATTGGTGGGTGGTTTGCGTATCACTTGCCTGGTTGCAAAGGTCTGGCTGACTCTTAGGATGCAGCAGAACAAAACACTGTTCTGCCTTCTGAAACCCACAGACAAAGCTATATCTGTTTGTTTCCAGTGAGTGTCATGTAACACACTAACCAGGTTTCTTTGTACAAGATTTGTCATCATTTTGGTTTGTTTTATCATTTTGTGTGTCTTTctcagataatattttgaatttctCTTTCATATAAGGTACAGTTAATTTTTTCCTGTGTCACAAGTAGAATTACTGTTGGTTCTTACAGAAATAATCTTTCCTTCACTCTGTTCCTCACATATTGTAAAAGCGAATCAGctgaatattttatttcatcttctgattaacaatttttttcatattacTCTTAATCATTGGTCTAACTTTAGTGTGCAGTAGAATTCAGTGCACAGTTATGTTTCTATtaactgcagtgttttttttttattgatatttGTTTATGAAATTTGCAGGTACTTGCAGACGGCATATTCTATGTGGACTCCTTGATTGCCTTTCGGCAACTCCTTGGACAGAAAGCGATAACCAGTGGCGTATCATGCATAGAAACAAGAAATGAACAGACTGTTAGTCTCCCAGCTTCAGATGGATATGATAATATTCTCTGCGATGTTGTAGAGAAGGTTGAGGCAAAATGTTTAGAGAGTGCTGGTATCGTATTTAATGATGATGCAAAATATGACTATAAGCAACGAGAACTAGAAAAAACACCAACCCAGGGTATTGCACAAGCAAATGATCCCCCTAAGCTCAAGCCTCATGAGAACAAACCAAGCACTTCAGAAAAAACAAGTAGCAAGGTTAGAAAACGCTTGTTTGATGAAACAAACACACATGAAACTGAATCTAAAGTACTGAAAAGATTTAGATTGGGAGATGTATACGAGTTTTTGTTGGGGAAAAAACCTGAAAACTGTCACCATGCCGAAGGGGATACATTGAGTCTCTTGCAGTGCATAGTTACAAAGGGTTCAGAATTTCTTGAATGGACTGACAATAATGCAAAGCTTTTCAGTAAGATACAAAAGTTGTCGTTCTGATGAAAGCTGTGCACAATGTAGTTGTTATGTTTTTaatctttttatgtttttttatagtTTTAAAATGCTGTTAATATTTGAATATGTTTTAATGAACTATGTAATGTGCCTTTTTGCATTCAGCATTACTTGGTGTTTTTTATATAGTAATGAAATCGTGTGAATGTTTTATCCTGTTTTGAGAGGAAGTGTGGAATGCAAAGAGAAATTTTATATCGTCATATATTGTACATCAGTCTCTATTCAAGAGCACTGATAATCATATTTTTAGTATAATACATGTATCACTGCTGATAGGAACATAATGTTTCAAACTGTATTTACCTTGTGACAgataatgtaatttttttacttCTATTAAATGTATGTTTGCTATCTTTTGTATTATTCATTTGTTACGAAGTAGTTGCTAATTGCGAGAAATAATAATTTGTTCCTCTTATGTTGTATTGCTTTTTGAAATATGCATTGCAACTTACCATACTCAACCTCCTTCTCCATGGTATTTATACCATCTAAAGATTGATGGTAACATTATCAATGTGTCTATTGATAAAGTTTGAGTAAGATCAGTGTATCATATTGACAAGAAAACTTGAATATTAAGTATTTCATGCTCTTAATACAGTTCACAGCCAGGGCTTTGGCTGATCATTGTTCCTCGAGATAAAGAATACTTACTGTTACTCTCCTGGACACACGAACCACAGTTGGTTTTTGGCCTCATCAAGTAGCCTCTTCCACAGTATTCTGTCTTTGGCATCTTCCTTCCTTGCTCTCAGTACCTGGAAATCTTTGGCAATCTGGTCTCTCCATCTCATTTTCAGCCTGCCTGGAGGTCTTCATCCTTCTGGTTTATTCTCTGAGACTTCTCCCAGTAAAGATTTCTGCTCTCTTCTGTAGATGTGGCTGGCCCATCTTATCTTATTGTCTTGGCTTCCGCAACTACATCTGGTTCATCGTATAGCTCCCTGAGCTccctgttctttcttcttcgccATTCTCCTCCCTCATAGATTAGTCCAAATATCTTTCACAGGATTTTATTTTTAAAGACTTTTATCTATCTATTCTCCacatttctgccccatatagtaatACTGGTCTGTTATGGTTTTATATATTCTTACTTTGGTTCCTCTTGAAAAAAATTTTAGATGACACTAGTTTGAGTGAGTATGATGCTCTGGATGCAGCTTTAATCCTCGCGTCTATTTCTCGCTTCTGATTGTTTCTGTTGTTTACTActcccccagatatttaaactctcGTACTTCTTCAGACGTGTGGTTATCGTTCTGCATAGTTTCCCatctttttgttttgtaatttcttTCTCCCTCACGAATTTTGTTTTCTCATCATTTTCTTCTAAAGCAGCTTGCTTTGATTTTTGAAAGAGTCTTTCTGCTGGTATTTTAAAATCATCTGGATTTTTGGaaattagtgctacatcatctgcaaaggccagtacatttatttttgttcctaTTTTAGTTCCCTCTTCTGCTTCACTTGGTGCGTCCAGCACTTACTGTTTAAAGATGTTGTACAAGAGGGGTGACATTCCATCTCCTTGCTTGACTCCTGTTTCTTATGTCAAATTCCTTGGAATATTCTCCATCCATTTTCACTACTCTTTTCGAGCCTTTCAGTGTCACTTTCACAAGATTTCTTCAGTAGTCCGAATCTCTGAATTTTCTCCCACAACTTATCTGTGTATATACTGTCATAggctttctgaaaatcaacaaatagTATTGCCATTGTTTTGTTATACCCCCAATATTTGGAGACGGCTTCTTTCAGTATGACTATCTGGCCAGTAGTTGAAAGATTTATGAAGAATCCTACTTGTTTCTTATTCATTATCTTTTAAATATggttctattttttttttgttcttggagaacaCTTCATTGGTGGTGATAATTAATGAGATGCCTTGTTTGTCACCCTTTTTATGAATTGGTTTTATTATTGCTTCTGTCCACTCCTCTGGCATTCTTTCTTCATTCCAGATGTTCATAAGGAGTTGGTTTATTTGTTTCTTAAAAAATGCAGGTCTTATACCATCTCTCCCTGGAGCTTCGTTGTTTTTTGGTATTTTGATTGaatcttttgtttctttcattgtCAGCAGTTCCACGAAGGAATGTATACTCTGATAATCATGTTGTTGCTCCATTTCTGCACTTCTATCTTCCAACATTTAGAAGctcctcaaaatattccctccagaTTTCCATACCTTCGGATCTTTCCATAACTGTATTGCCACTTCTATCTTTAATGCCATACATCCATGGTATACAGaatggtccgttgatagtgaccgggccaaatatctcatgaaatcagcatcaaacgaaaaaactacaaagaacgaaactcatctagcttgaaggggggaaaccagatggcgctatggttggcccattagatgggtctgccatagctcaaacggacaaaatggaccgtttaccgattgtggaaaaggtcgatatcgtgttggtatgtggttattgtgatcaaaatgcccaacgggcatgtgctatgtatgctacttggtatcctggatgacatcattgaAGTGTCCCGACCATTCACCAGATAGTTAAgctatttgaggaaacaggaaatgttcggccacatgtgaaacgtcaaccatgacctgcaacaaatgatgatgcccaagtaggtgtttaagctgctgtcgcggctaatccgcacatctgtagcagacaaattgcgcgagaatcgggaatctcaaaactgtcggtgttgagaatgctacatcaacatcgattgcacccgcaacatatttctatgcaccaggaattgcatggcaacgactttgaacgtcgtttacagttctgccattgggcacaagagaaattacaggatgacagattttttgcacgcgttctatttagcgacgaagcatcattcaccaacagcggtaacgtaaaccagcataaatgcactaatgggcaacggaaaatccatgatggctgcgacaagtggaacatcagcgaacttggcaggttaatgtatggtgctgcattatgggaggaaggataattggcccccattttatcaatggcaatctaaatggtacaatgtatgctgatttcctatgtaatgttctaccaatgttactacaagaggtttcattgcatgacagaatggcaatgtacttccaacatgatggatgtccggcacatagctcgcatgcagttgaagcggtattgaatagcatatttcatgacaggtggattggtcatcgaagcaccacacgttcaccggatctgacgtccccagatttttttctgtggggaaagttgaatgacatttgctatcatgatccaccgacaacacctgaaaacatgtgtcagcgcgttgtcaatgcatgtgcgaactactcgctgttgagaggaatgtcgttacacgtattgccaaatgcattgagattgacggacatcattttgagcatttattgcattaatgtgatatttacaggtaatcacgctgcaacagcatgcattctcagaaaaaagttcacaaaggtacatgtgtcacattggaacaaccaaaataaaatgttcaaacatacctatgttctgtattgtaatttaaaaatcctacatcttagcaactgttcatctaaaattgtgagctatatgtttgtgactattacagcgccatctatcacaaagcgaaaaagtggtccaactaaaacattcatatttctttatgtactacacgaatatgtaataaaaaatgggggttcctattttaaaaaatgcagttgatatccgtttgacctatggcagggtcatctagcgggccaaccatagtgccatctggttttcctCTTCAAGCTACACaactttcattctttgtagttttttcgtttgacacttatttcgtgagatatttggcctggtcacgatcagtggaccatcctgtatatcttTTTCTGAAAAATCTGACTGATCCGTAAAAATCTCTTGTATTGCCTGCACTTCTATCCTCCTATGCTCTTTTGATCAAATTATCCACATGTTATGTCTTCTTCCTCCTGGTAAGATTTTTAGTTTCTCTATTAACATTTTCATACGCTTCTTTACTTTTGTCGGAATCCTCttgtaagcatttttttctttGCTGCTGTTATTTCTTTCACTGTTTGCTCACATTCTTATGAAAACCATggatttttcttccttctttttctgcATACTTCTAGTGCCACTTCTTCCACATTTGCTTTTATCATTTCTCAGTGGTCTTCATTGTCAAGGTCATCTTCCAATGTTAGAACATCAAATTTGTTTTGCCATTTAATGTCAAACTCCTGTGCATTGTGGTTATCCTTCAATCTGTCTATGTCAATGTTATGGCTTTTTATGCTCTTCCTCCCCCTTGGCTTTTCTATCGCTGTTCTTTGGTATACCTCTGCTATGGCTAGATAATGGTCTTTGCCTGCTTCGGCTCCCCCTTATGATTTTCACATTCATTATACTGCTTTTATGTCTTTGATCTACCAGGACATGgtctgtttggtttttttttgttcttccaTCTGGTGATACCCATGTTACCTTGTGAATGTCCTTCCGAGGAAAGTGTGTGTTCGTAACCCTTAGGTTGGCTGCACTTGCACGGCTTAGTGGCCTCACTCCATTATCATTACTTCCGACACATAGTCTTCCAGTCACAGATATTCCTTTCCAGATGATCCCCCTTCAACTTTAGCATTGGCATCTCCCGCAAAGAGCTTCATATCATATCCTGGTGTCTTTCTAATTACCTCTTCGAGAATTTCATAAAAACCGTCTCTTTTTCATCCTCTGCTTCCTTGGTCAGAGCATGTAGTGTAACTATTGTTATAGTTGTGAATCTACCCTTTAGCCTTATGACAGCTATTGTATCATCAATCAGTTGGAAATAGTTACTGCCGTTGCTAAACTTTTGCTGACCATAAAACTTACTCCCTTCTGGAACTTTCCATCTTCCAATCCACTGTAGTACAGAATGCACCTACCTGTGGATATCTAATTTTGTGCAATGCTATAAGATCCATTTCACATCTGTCGAGCTCTTCTGGCAGAATATTGAGAGTTCCAGATGTTGCCGAAGTCCTGACGTTCCACATTCCAAATTGAAAGTCCTTGTTCGTAAGCCGTTTTCTATCTCCTTGTTTCTGTTTTCCTCTGAGGCCATTCCTTGACGTTTCATAACAAGTTCTTTTTTATGGGATGGGTTGTTAGCCTGGTGCCCAAACCCCAACGTGGAGGACCAGTCCAGTTATTTTTTAATGATGTGTATTTTATTTCATCACTACCCTCCGACTCTGCTGGTGGCAGAGCCAGTGAGCTTTCCCCAATTCCAATGGGGTCACACCCAAAGGAAGTAACTGGCAAATCCTCACATTAGGAGATAAGGAATGTCTCTTCTAATATTCTACCATCTTCTAAAGTGGCATTACATTGCCCATGTAACCAATCAAATGTGAGGCCACGTGTAAAAGTAGCACTATCAAATACTGGTATGCCATAATTATTGTGCAGGGATCTCTAAGTATGACAACCACATTGGTTTTCTACCCACTTCAGAGGCTAACACAGATTGAACCAACCAGCTGGTGAAAGCAACATACATGAATAATTCTGTTGTAGCTTTAACACCTgtccctctgatttctcttacattCACTTTATCCTCCTTCCTTCCACTAAATTGTGCAGTTAGATACTGTCCTGCGAATCTATCTGGCAGTCCTAAAAATATAGCCCCCTGACCCACAGCCCAGTGTCTCTCTCAACTAATAACTATTCTCATATACCCATTCCTTTTCTGTACTTTTCTACACTTTTCTACACTATTTCTGACTTGTCCTGATACTGAAGGCACTTTGTCCTCTCCCATCACTAGCTATTTATAAGTGCCTGGCTTACATAATTATTCGAGGTAATATGAGACAGTAAAAGCATATATATAATGAAAGCTGGAGAAATGGCAGTTTGAGAAAGCCATTTCTAATTACACAGGGCATCTCGGGAAAGATACCAGAGAAAGGTCGACCATTTGTGTGACAAGGCCACCAGCCGCCACCACCACATCCATCATCCACCACTGTGCCCGAATTTCACACTAGCTGGTTGCGCGCACTTCCCCTGAGTTAAGTATAAACAATGTTGTTGCCATCTGATTAACTAAAACTTACCTTTATTTACAATAGGTGCTCAAAGTGAtgtctctgtgtgtgtttgtgtgtgcgcctCGCCTATCTCATCTAATTTAGTTTCAGTTAAAATACTAGGTTCTTTAGGCCTTCATTTGTATTACACTGACCcagtctcttgaaatttcttcattaATCTGTATATTGTTGAATCATTGGGAACATTCATACTGGGAAATTTTTGTATGAATTCAAGAAGAcatagaaaaatagataaatcggctgttgcggaacatgcacttagTCGGGTGACCATTAGttgagttttctgaaactacagttttaagtgctaccacgaactattatccatgactgtatagggaggctattgaaatttataaacatgaagataatcttaatagaaaagaagaggccttgaaatcaagcaagatatggacagtggcatcacagaatcgataagtgatttttatctatgatggactattatcgatagttacattttatctttgactagttttctctctgctactatgtgcaagctagacgaCGCCCACTTTCCTCTGTATTTAGGCCGCTCACCGACactcgactcgtcagtcggcaggactcagcaggaccagccatacctctgaagatgtccaacgtagtattggacaaaATGTTAGGAATAGaataattccatggaccacggccatataatcccgaagaattatcaacaacactaccatccggtcgtgaaagccttcattgtatgattagagGTAACACTGTCAGAAATTCCTGACACAGATTCTTGGAAAAATCTATTGTGGTGTTCTCAGATCGAGAACTTGGGTCAGATGACCTACAAAGGAACTCTTATGAACACACAGAGAGCATCTCGGATAAATTTAGTAAAAGACACCTACTGTTTTACAGACGTGTAGGATGATGGAAACAGACTCCCCaagaaaattttaatattgttaatgCAAGAAAATTAAAGACCAGTTAGATGAAAGAAACACAGGAAGacttgtaacaattgaaaatttcagaagaaactgaggacagaaaaaaatcaggagtaaataaaaacaagaaaattgaACAAGTCtcaatgaaaagacacacacacactttttcaagTGCCCCCATTTTCTGTGTTGTTCCCATCCTCAAATTTCCTTaatcataaaaattaaatttgtgtgaTGTACCAAGTGACAGGAGTACCAAATAACAGAGTATGTAGTTTAAAGATGTTAAGTTCTCTTGAAGGTTGCAATTTTTCTTAATGGCCTCTGTGTACCTCAGAATTTAATATTGTCAAAAAGTCTACCATCTCTCATCTAATCTTCACTTGTAATGGTAACTATTAATTTTACATACTCATCACGGCACTCGAGTTTCATTGCCCGACCTTAAATGTTGTTCTGTTCTGTGTAAAATTACTAAAAGAGTAAATTTAGGATAAACAGTGTAATTTACAGCCACAAAACTAGGAGCAAAGTAATATCCGTATAGATTGGCTGAATTTTTTACTGTGGTGAACAAGTCTTTTACAGTTTGCAGATATCAGGCAGGTAATTGAAAACCCCCAGATATTTAAGAACAAAGTAAAAATAATACTTTATTTCCACTGACACACTCCCTATAGTTTACCTGAATATTTGGACTTGGGGATGTGACTTCTGGTCAACACTAAGTGTGCATATTAAACATGGTTTGAACTTTTCCAGTAGTTAATTAGATGATAACTTTTCTCTGAAATCAGTAAAG
This DNA window, taken from Schistocerca piceifrons isolate TAMUIC-IGC-003096 chromosome 4, iqSchPice1.1, whole genome shotgun sequence, encodes the following:
- the LOC124795040 gene encoding uncharacterized protein LOC124795040 is translated as MLVGGGSVVGVAACEVFDRKRDLMAAATMESEKQCNIQSFAVLDLETTGLPEYECNRTRITELSIVAVTRKHIIEAGNSEEKLPRVLQKLNLCICPKKKISLKASEMSGLYNDTLEDCSPFDDDVFMLLDAFLRRLPQPVCLISHNGFRFDFPILQTELYRLGKVLADGIFYVDSLIAFRQLLGQKAITSGVSCIETRNEQTVSLPASDGYDNILCDVVEKVEAKCLESAGIVFNDDAKYDYKQRELEKTPTQGIAQANDPPKLKPHENKPSTSEKTSSKVRKRLFDETNTHETESKVLKRFRLGDVYEFLLGKKPENCHHAEGDTLSLLQCIVTKGSEFLEWTDNNAKLFSKIQKLSF